The following is a genomic window from Niveispirillum cyanobacteriorum.
TCTCGGCGGCGCCCAGCGGGCTGCCATGGCTGCCGGCAGTGTTGGCCTTGGTCGGCGCGCCATAGCCGATGGTTGTGCGGCAGGCGATCAGCGAGGGCTTGTCGGTCAGCTTGGCCGCCGCGATGGCCTTGGCGACCGCCACCGGGTCATGCCCGTCAACGGCGGACACGTCCCAGTTATAGGCGGCGTAGCGGGCCTTCACATCCTCGGTAAAGGACAGGTCGGTGGAGCCGTCGATGCTGATGCGGTTGTCATCCCACAGCACGATCAGCTTGGACAGGCCCAGATGGCCCGCCAGCGACGAGGCTTCGTGGCTGATGCCTTCCTGCAGGTCGCCGTCGCCGGCGATGACGTAGGTGGTGTGATCAACCAGATCGTCGCCGAAACGGGCATTCAGGATGCGCTCTGCCATGGCGAAGCCGACGGCGGTGGAGATGCCCTGGCCCAGCGGGCCGGTGGTCATCTCGATGCCGCGCGCCATGCCATATTCGGGGTGGCCGGCGGTCTTCGCGCCCATCTGACGGAAGCGCTTGATCTCGTCCAGCGTGATGTCTTCATACCCGGTCAGGTACATCAGGCTGTATTGCAGCATCGAGCCGTGGCCTGCCGACAGGATGAACCGGTCACGGTCGGCCCAGTCGGGGCGCTTGGGATCGAACTTCAGAAACTGCGTGAACAGGACGGTCGCGACGTCGGCCATGCCCATCGGCATGCCGGGATGTCCGGACTTGGCGGCTTCCACAGCGTCCATGGACAGGGCGCGGATGGCGTTGGCGAGATCGGCGTGGGACACGCCAGCGGTCAGATCGGACGACATTGCGCGAAGGGCCTTTCATGCGGGGCGCCGGCCTTTGGGTCTGGCCGGACATTGCTCTAACAAAGCGCTGTACTTGGTGCTGTGTCGCAACAGGACAGACGGGCGGCGGCAACCGTCCCGGTCCGACGGCCGATACCCCCCGAATGGTGGCCGCAAATTGGCCAAATCCGCCGGGGGGGTCAAGCGACAGCCAAGCATGGCGGATGCCCGGCCATGGGGGTGGTCCAAAAGGCGGATTCCAGCGTTTTTCGCGGTGCGAATGTTGACGTGGGGGGAGGGCGGCCCCTAAGGTCTGTCGTCTGTGCCGTATACGGTGCCGGCATCCGTCCACCCGCCCTGAATGAGCCCCGCCTTGGACAGCCTCACCGCCGCGCTGGAGCGCCTGGATAAGTCCATCGGCTTGCTGGACCGCGCCCTGACGCGCCGTCTGGAACGGTTGGACGCTGGGGCTGGCACGGCTGGCTGGCTGGCGGAGAAGCTCCGTCTGGAGGCGGAACTGGCGGCGGCACGCCATGGCGAACGCCAGGCACAGGAACAGGCCCGCGTCATGAAGGTTCGCCTGGACGCGGCGATTTCACGCCTGCAAGGCGTGCTTGAGGAAGGTTGATCATGCGTCGCGTCGATTTCACCCTGAATGGCCGTAACCACTCGCTGAGCTGCGAGGACGGGCAGGAGCAGCGCCTGCTGGAACTGGCCGCCTATGTTGATGCCCGCATGCAGGAACTGACGGGCGGTGCCGCAGGTCATGAGGTGCAGAACCTGATTGCCACCTGCATCGTGCTGGCGGATGAGTTGATGGAGGCGCGGGCCGAGGTTAAGGCCCTGCGTGCCGGCCACGCCCCGGCCCCCATTGTGCATCCGCCGGCCCCGACAACGGCCCCGGCGGATGAGGCAAAGGTGGTCGCCGCCGTCGATACACTGGCAAAACGCATCGAAGACATTGCAGCGCGGCTTGAACGGGCCTAAATAGGGTACAGGAAGTTGGCTGCCTGGTGCGTCAGGTCGCTTTATCCCCGGGGCCGATAATCATTCCTCGAGGGGGCTGTCCCTACCGGCGCCGTGGTGCCGGCATATGGCTCCCACCTGTTTGCACAGGTCACGAGGGATAGCAAATACCAACGGCCAAGGCGGCCATCTTCCGCTTTTCCCCGCCACTGAACTTGGTTGACCAATGACCGACCTGGACGCCGATCTGATCGCCCAGGCCAAGCAGGCCGCCCGCATCCAGGCGCGCGAAGCCCGTGCCCGCGCCCATGTGGCATCTGGTTCCGCTGCGGCGACTGTCATCGTCCCTCATCTCCTGTCGCTGCTGCCGGAACTGCGCCCCGGTCCCCTGACCATCGCGGGCTATCATCCCAAGGGGGATGAGGTGGATGTGCTGCCCGCCCTGTCGGCCCTTTCCGCCGCCGGCCATGCGACCGCCTTGCCCGTGGTGACGGGCCGCGCCTGGCCGCTGGTCTTCCGGCTCTGGCGGCCTGGCCATCCGCTGGTGCCCGGTGCCTTCCGCATCATGGAACCGATGGGCGACGCGCCTCTGGCACAGCCCGACATTGTGCTGGTGCCGCTGCTGGCCTTTGACCGGGAGGGTTACCGTCTGGGCTATGGCGGCGGCTTCTATGATCGCACGCTGGAGGTGCTGCGGGCAGAAGCGCCGACCATCGCCGTGGGCATCGGCTATGCGGGGCAGGGGGTGGATAAGCTGCCGATCGACGCCTACGATCAAAAGCTTGACTGGATCGTCACGGAACAGGGCGCCTGGCGCCCGGCCTAAATTCTTCGGGGTATCAGATGCGGTTGCTTTTCCTGGGCGATATTGTGGGGCGCAGCGGGCGGGAGGGCGTGTTGCGCCATCTGCCAGACCTGAAGGCCAGGCTGAAGCCCGACTTTATCGTGGTGAACGGGGAAAACGCTGCTGGCGGCTTCGGCATCACCGAAAAGATCGCGCAGGAACTGTTCGATGCCGGGGTGGATTGCGTGACCCTTGGCAACCATGCCTGGGATCAGAAAGAACTACTGGGCCAGATTGGCCGCCTGCCGCAACTGGTGCGCCCTATCAACTACCCGGACGGTACGCCGGGTCGCGGCTTCACCATCCTGCCGGCCAAGAACGGGCGGCATAAGGTCATGGTGATCAATGCCATGGGCAGGGTGTTCATGGACCCGCTGGACGATCCGTTCCCGCCCGTGGAGAAGGTGCTGAACATCCACCGCCTTGGCGGGGCCCGCATGGGGCCGGCGGGCGTGGATGCCATCATCATGGACATGCATGCCGAGGCCAGCAGCGAAAAGATGATCATGGGCCATGTCCTGGATGGCCGCGTCAGTCTTGTCGTCGGGACCCATTGCCATGTCCCCACCGCCGATCTACAGATCTTGAATGGCGGCACCGCCTATCAGACCGACGCCGGCATGTGCGGTGACTATGACACGGTCATCGGCATGAAGAAGGACGCGGCCATCCATAAGATGCTGCGCAAGACGCCGGGCGAACGCTATTCGCCGGGTGAAAACGACGCGACTGTCAGCGTCTGTGGCGTGTTCGTGGAGACCGACGACCGTACCGGCCTTGCTAGGCGGGCCGAACCCGTGCGGATTGGCGGTCGGCTGGGCCAGAGTCTGCCGGCGGCGGTTTGATAAAGCACCATCAATTCAGTTTTTCATCATCCCGCAGGGAGAGGACAAGGCGCCGGTCCAGTTGCAACGTGCGGCTGATGGAGCCGAAATGATTCTCCTTAAGTCGCGTCAATGTTCCGTTGTCGCGTAAAATCCGTAACCCCTTCTCCAGGGCGGGCCGCATATCGGCCGCCTGGGGCGAGAGGTAGAATCGGCCCTCACGTTCGTACCGCAGCAGCAGGCGCTGTTCAGGTACAAGGCCGGGATATACAGAAGCATCGGCCAGGATGCCCATGGCTGATCGCGGGATATAGTCCACGCCCCGGTTCCCGACCCGCAGCATGTCATAAAGACGACGAGGGTCCGACACGGGTGTAATGGTGGGCAGGCTGTTGGCATGCCAAAGCGCAAGGTCCACCCAATCCGGCCCCATGCCGGCAACCAGGCCGGAGCGGCGCAGGTCTTCCACGCTCTTGATCCCATCAAACCGGGCCTGATCCTGTGGCCGGATCAACAGGATACGCCGTGACGCCAGACCATCCACCAGGGGGAAATCGACTGCAACGAAATCCTGATCATTCTGCGGGCTTTCAATCAGCCACATGATGGTCAGTTCCCCGCTTTTCAGCATTTTCTTCATGCGCGGGCGCGCAGGATCGGCGATGCCCTCGATTTCCACCGCGTGACCGACCGCCGCGAATGCACGGGCCAGCACCTCATGGAAGTATATATGGGTGCCGTTCAGGCTCTGGGGGGCGGTGATGCGTGTCGGTGTAGCCTGTGCAGTCAGGATCGCGAAAAGCATCGCCACGGCAGAAAGGGCCAGCCCCGACCAAAAGGTCCTGGTTCCGGATCGCGAACGGGAAGGCAGGATCGTCAATGCCATTTTCTTCATTCACCGGATTGGCGTGCGATCATCCTGATCAATCAGATCAAGGATGAGACGCCGGTCCAACGCAAGTTCGGCCTTCAGGTGCCCGTAATGTTTTTGCACCAGCTTATTATAGGTCCCATTGTCGCGGACCTTATGCAGACCGCGCAGCAGCACCGGTGCCAGATGGCCAACTGACGGTGCCAGATAAAAGATGCTGTCGCGCCGGTAACGCAGCAGCAATCTCTTTTCGATCACCAGTTCGGGATGGGCCTGGGCATCGGCCATCACTTCCGATACGCCGCGCGGCATATAATCAATGGCGCGGTTGCCCGCCGCCAGCATCTTGAACAGAAGTCGCCAATCCGTGACATCACCGGATACAGGAAGGCTATTCTGGCGCCAGATATCGACATCCAGCCAATCCTTGCCCATCCCCGCGACCAGGCCCAATCGTGCGAAATCTTCCAGCCTGCGGATGTGATCAAAGGCTTTCTGGTCTCCTGGTCTGATCAGCAGGACGCGCTGCCCGATCAGGCCGCCGGTCAGGGGGAAATCGACGGGTATATATTGCCGGTCCCGCTCCGCCCCCCGCACCATCCACATGACGTCCAGATCACCGTTGCGCAGCATCATCTTGTACCGTTCCTTGCCCGGTCCGGCGATGCCTTGCAATTCGATTGGGTAATTCTCGGCCTGGAACGCGGCCTTCAGCACATCATGGAAGAACAGGTGGCTGCCTTCGCGGCTTTCGGCCATGCGCAGGATCGTCGGTTCCGCGGTGGCGGACCCGACCCAGCAGGCGATGGCAAGGGCCAAAGCCAGCATCCTGCTCATCCGCGAAAGCACGAAACGCCGCCTATGAAAAGAGAAACTGGGACTGATTCTGTAAGTTTACAGTTTCGACTGCGGATTTGGAATATTCGTGGATGCAACGCTCAACCCGGAACTTGGCACCAATGTCATCCCGCCGGACCATTTCGCCATTATCAGATGATGGCTGGCTTCAAGCGCCTGGTGGAATAAGCATCGCCGGGCCACCCGGTAGCCGGCACCATTCATCGGAGGGCAGCAGGAACTCGATAAGGGTGGCATCTTTGGGAAAGGCCGCCAGGGGGATGCTGAAGCCGCAATGCCCATCGCCGTGACCTGCGGCGGCGACGTCGCCGCGAAAGCTATTAGCCAGCAGATCACTCAGGGGCTGACCATCCACTTCCACCCGGAGGATGACGGGCCCCCGGCCGGGGTCATAGGCCCAGCCATGGATGGCATCATTGACGATACCATCAACCCATCCGCGGATGCGCCCGCCGGGCTTGTAGATGACGTCGCCATCATCTTGTTCGAAGGTCAGGATACTGTCCGGCCCTTCATGAAAGGCGCGCCAGCGGCGCTGTCGTTCCTCTGCGTCCATTGCCGCTGTGACCCGGGCCAAGGCTAGCACGCTAGCCCGGGTTCGGGCCGTCCCGCGCCAGGAAAGGGCCGGTGCCGGCGGCCAGGGTGCCGTACCCCGCAGGCAGGGGCCAAGGCGCTGCACCAGCCGCAGCAAGGCTGGCCATGTCAACTCATCCAGGCTGCGATGGCCGATGCCGGCGGGGATTGGAAATGCGTCAAAAGCCAATATGGGGCCGGCATCCAAGGCCGGCACCATCACATGAGCGGTAACGCCGAAAAGTGCCGCCCCCTCATACAGTGCCAGATGGTTTGCCGCCGAACCGGGATAGTCGGGTGGGGCTGCATGGAAATTCACGGCCCCCGCGTGGCATGCGGCCAGCAGCGATGCCGGTATCCGTTTGGCGAAACCGACGCTCGCCAACCGGATGGCAAAGCCATCGTGCCGGACCAGCTCTGTTTGCAGTTGCTGAAGGCTGGTGACAATGGTGGCGTCTGGCAGCAACGGGGCCAGCGATGGAGCCAGTGCCGCCGCGGTGGCCAGGATCAGATGATCCGGCACGACGGCGGCAAGGCTCCGATCGTCAGCCACGGCTTTCCTGCGCAAAGCGAACGGCTTCTTCAGCCGCCTTGAACAGGGCCTTGGCCTTGTTCACCGTCTCCTGATACTCGGCTTCCGGATCGCTGTCGGCGACCACACCGCCGCCGGCCTGCACATGCATGACACCGTCCTTTAGGACAGCAGTGCGTAGGGCGATGCAGGTATCCATGGTGCCATTGGCCGCGAAATAGCCGATGCAGCCACCATAAATGCCGCGCCGGGTCTTCTCCAACTCGTCAATGATCTCCATGGCTCGCACCTTGGGCGCACCCGATACGGTGCCGGCGGGGAAGCCGGCGACCAGCGCCTCAATCGGCGTGAACTTGGGGTTCAGTTTTCCTTCCACGTTCGAAACGATATGCATGACGTGGGAGTAATACTCGATGGTGAACTTTTCCGTTACCGTAACGGTCCCCGTGCGCGATACCCGGCCCACATCATTGCGGCCCAGATCCAGCAGCATCAGATGCTCTGCCAGTTCCTTGGGATCGGACAGCAGGTCGGCAGCCAGTTCCTTGTCCTCCGCCGCATCCTTGCCACGGCGGCGCGTGCCGGCGATGGGGCGGATGGTGACGGTGTCGTCTCGCAGGCGCACCAGAATTTCCGGGCTGGACCCGACAACCGACAAACCGCCGAAATCGAGGAAAAACAGGAAGGGTGAGGGGTTCAGGCGGCGCAGCGCGCGGTACAGCGCGAAGGGCGGCAGGGTGAAGGGCACGGAGAAACGCTGGCTGGGCACCACCTGGAATATGTCGCCGGCGCGGATATATTCCTTCGCCTTCTCCAC
Proteins encoded in this region:
- a CDS encoding TIGR00282 family metallophosphoesterase produces the protein MRLLFLGDIVGRSGREGVLRHLPDLKARLKPDFIVVNGENAAGGFGITEKIAQELFDAGVDCVTLGNHAWDQKELLGQIGRLPQLVRPINYPDGTPGRGFTILPAKNGRHKVMVINAMGRVFMDPLDDPFPPVEKVLNIHRLGGARMGPAGVDAIIMDMHAEASSEKMIMGHVLDGRVSLVVGTHCHVPTADLQILNGGTAYQTDAGMCGDYDTVIGMKKDAAIHKMLRKTPGERYSPGENDATVSVCGVFVETDDRTGLARRAEPVRIGGRLGQSLPAAV
- a CDS encoding cell division protein ZapA, yielding MRRVDFTLNGRNHSLSCEDGQEQRLLELAAYVDARMQELTGGAAGHEVQNLIATCIVLADELMEARAEVKALRAGHAPAPIVHPPAPTTAPADEAKVVAAVDTLAKRIEDIAARLERA
- a CDS encoding 5-formyltetrahydrofolate cyclo-ligase; protein product: MTDLDADLIAQAKQAARIQAREARARAHVASGSAAATVIVPHLLSLLPELRPGPLTIAGYHPKGDEVDVLPALSALSAAGHATALPVVTGRAWPLVFRLWRPGHPLVPGAFRIMEPMGDAPLAQPDIVLVPLLAFDREGYRLGYGGGFYDRTLEVLRAEAPTIAVGIGYAGQGVDKLPIDAYDQKLDWIVTEQGAWRPA
- a CDS encoding formyltransferase family protein, whose translation is MADDRSLAAVVPDHLILATAAALAPSLAPLLPDATIVTSLQQLQTELVRHDGFAIRLASVGFAKRIPASLLAACHAGAVNFHAAPPDYPGSAANHLALYEGAALFGVTAHVMVPALDAGPILAFDAFPIPAGIGHRSLDELTWPALLRLVQRLGPCLRGTAPWPPAPALSWRGTARTRASVLALARVTAAMDAEERQRRWRAFHEGPDSILTFEQDDGDVIYKPGGRIRGWVDGIVNDAIHGWAYDPGRGPVILRVEVDGQPLSDLLANSFRGDVAAAGHGDGHCGFSIPLAAFPKDATLIEFLLPSDEWCRLPGGPAMLIPPGA
- the trpE gene encoding anthranilate synthase component I, which gives rise to MRTLPDDSTFIRTYDSGAAQVLWTRLVSDLDTPVSAMLKLVRGRPNAFLLESVTGGSVRGRYSIIGLKPDLIWRCRGTKAEINRNAAVDPDSFIPCAEDPLKALTALLDESRIDLPAELPPMSAGLFGYLGYDMVRLMEKLPDSNPNNLDIEDSIMIRPTVMAVFDGIENVVTVITPVRPQAGVPAEQALGAAKARLAESVADLQGPVPAAYETTLDLTALPAPESNTARQEYYGIVEKAKEYIRAGDIFQVVPSQRFSVPFTLPPFALYRALRRLNPSPFLFFLDFGGLSVVGSSPEILVRLRDDTVTIRPIAGTRRRGKDAAEDKELAADLLSDPKELAEHLMLLDLGRNDVGRVSRTGTVTVTEKFTIEYYSHVMHIVSNVEGKLNPKFTPIEALVAGFPAGTVSGAPKVRAMEIIDELEKTRRGIYGGCIGYFAANGTMDTCIALRTAVLKDGVMHVQAGGGVVADSDPEAEYQETVNKAKALFKAAEEAVRFAQESRG